A stretch of the Ananas comosus cultivar F153 linkage group 14, ASM154086v1, whole genome shotgun sequence genome encodes the following:
- the LOC109720646 gene encoding leucine-rich repeat extensin-like protein 3, which yields MEKRSSSSFPPSLPLLLLLLLLLITALSAPSITESTAPTTGGGIACAMCSSCDNPCELPPPPPPPPPPPPPSAATSGCPPPPPPPPPPEKSGDNAGAAPPPPNPFLPYYPFYYYSPPPPPSYYESSALSLARPFCLIYHFALGFFLIYLFFVVMDYYYS from the coding sequence atggagAAACGCTCCTCTTCCTCGTTCCCCCCCtcgctccctctcctcctcctcctcctcctcctcctcatcacgGCCCTCTCCGCGCCGTCCATCACCGAATCAACGGCTCCGACGACGGGAGGAGGCATCGCGTGCGCAATGTGCTCCTCCTGCGACAACCCGTGCgagctccctcctcctcctcctcctcctcctccgccgccgccgccgagcgcCGCCACCTCCGGttgccctccgccgccgccgccgccgccgccgccggagaagaGCGGGGACAACGcgggggcggcgccgcctccgccgaaCCCGTTCTTGCCCTACTACCCGTTTTACTACTATAGCCCTCCTCCGCCCCCCTCCTATTATGAATCCTCCGCTCTCTCGCTCGCAAGACCCTTTTGTCTAatttaccattttgcccttgGCTTCTTTCTTATTTACCTCTTCTTTGTAGTAatggattattattattcttaa